The following proteins are encoded in a genomic region of Montipora foliosa isolate CH-2021 chromosome 8, ASM3666993v2, whole genome shotgun sequence:
- the LOC137967355 gene encoding methyltransferase-like protein 27, with amino-acid sequence MDERNAFYNGNLLTLNSSSSDEYVKNIYETWAEHYNKVTGNAGYVAYKTCPPIFHQVLKEVTNNNNMDIRILDAGAGTGLVGKVLYDLGYRNIDALDISQKMLDEAQKMNIYKKTFCAALGEDAIPGIDDDQYDAVICVGSLTIGHVKPNALDEFVRIVKPGGIIGFTLRKDVYNESFNRDIYRETANLGYRAKMEQMVKEKKWKLVQCDEIDYHISMDEMRAKCYSLMYQVL; translated from the exons ATGGACGAAAGGAACGCCTTTTATAATGGAAATCTGCTTACCTTGAACTCCAGCTCCTCGGATGAATATGTCAAGAACATTTATGAAACGTGGGCTGAGCATTACAATAAG GTAACAGGAAATGCTGGGTATGTTGCATACAAGACCTGTCCCCCAATCTTCCACCAAGTCCTAAAAGAAGTGACGAACAACAATAATATGGACATAAGAATCCTTGATGCAGGCGCTGGAACAGGCTTGGTGGGAAAAGTTCTATATGATCTTGGTTACCGCAACATAGATGCTCTAGACATCTCTCAGAAGATGTTGGACGAAGCACAAAAGATGAATATTTACAAGAAAACGTTTTGTGCTGCGTTGGGAGAGGACGCCATCCCTGGTATCGATGATGACCAATACGATGCTGTCATCTGTGTGGGCAGCTTGACTATTGGCCACGTTAAGCCCAATGCCTTAGATGAGTTTGTAAGAATCGTGAAACCAG GTGGTATCATCGGGTTCACACTTCGAAAAGACGTCTACAACGAATCCTTTAATCGTGACATCTACAGAGAAACCGCTAATCTTGGCTACCGGGCGAAGATGGAACAAATggtcaaagaaaagaaatggaaacttGTACAATGCGACGAAATCGATTATCACATCAGCATGGATGAAATGAGAGCTAAATGCTACTCACTTATGTACCAAGTCTTATAA